The following coding sequences are from one Pelmatolapia mariae isolate MD_Pm_ZW linkage group LG4, Pm_UMD_F_2, whole genome shotgun sequence window:
- the LOC134625626 gene encoding C-reactive protein-like — translation MSPAVTLFLIVVSTALAGSVTIKTLVFPTATSTSYAEMIPQRPMNLTAFTLCMRVATELSGKREIIFFAYRTGSHDELNVWRELDGRLSFYLAGDGVLFKVPDLGALITHLCVTWDSTSGLAALFLDGKRSLSKIYRKDHTVSPGGRVILGQDADSFLGSFDEKQSFVGEICDVNMWDTVLPDSVIICMFAGKREPRGNVFDWDSAELELNGDVEVATREL, via the exons ATGAGTCCAGCAGTCACCCTTTTTCTCATCGTCGTCTCCACGGCATTGGCCG GGAGTGTTACCATCAAGACCCTGGTGTTCCCCACTGCGACGAGCACCAGTTATGCTGAGATGATCCCTCAAAGGCCGATGAACCTGACTGCGTTCACTCTGTGCATGCGAGTGGCCACGGAGCTCAGCGGCAAACGAGAGATCATCTTCTTTGCATACCGGACTGGAAGCCACGATGAGCTGAATGTGTGGCGTGAACTGGATGGAAG actgTCCTTTTACCTGGCTGGGGATGGTGTTTTATTTAAAGTCCCTGACCTCGGAGCCCTGATTACCCACCTGTGTGTCACCTGGGATTCCACTTCAGGTTTAGCTGCCCTCTTCCTGGATGGAAAGAGGAGCTTATCCAAAATCTACAGGAAGGATCACACTGTCAGCCCAGGAGGCAGGGTTATCCTGGGACAAGATGCGGATTCTTTCCTGGGTTCTTTTGATGAGAAGCAGAGTTTTGTTGGTGAGATCTGTGATGTGAACATGTGGGACACTGTTCTGCCAGATAGTGTGATCATATGCATGTTTGCAGGGAAGAGAGAACcaagaggaaatgtttttgactGGGACAGTGCAGAGCTGGAACTTAACGGGGACGTAGAGGTCGCCACTCGTGAGCTGTAG